CCAGTTCGGCAGGGAACTCGTTGCGCAGCTTCCAGACGAACTGGAAGCCCTCGGTGCCGTCGGGCATCATCACATCCAGCAGGATCAGGTCGGGACAGAAGCCCGGCACCTTGTCCAGGGCCTCGGGCGCGCTGTTGGCCGCGGCGACGTCGTAACCGGCCGTCTCCAGCACCAGGCGCAGGATCTCGACCACATCGGGGTCATCGTCAACCACCATGATCTTGGCTTGTGCCACGGCAGGACCCTCCTTGACCATCATGTTCCCAGACCACGGCCCCGTCTCACGGCGCCAGCGCAACGGCCTCTTCGCATGTCAGCCCATCTTCGCGCAGCAGCCGTCGCACTTCCGCCAGCGCCACCGGCACCGCGCGCGCGGCGGCCTCGCTCAGGGCCAAGCCCGGCGCAACGCGCTCCGGCTCGATGCCGACGACGTGCAGGCGCGGCGTCACCCCCATGAGTTCGGCCAGCCCCAACACCTGCTCCAGCCCGATATGGTGCAACGAGGCCACCGTGCCAGGCGGCAGCAGCTTCACTTGCTCGGGTGTGAAGACCACGACCTCGCCCGGCGCCCGGCCCATGGCCACGGCATCCACGAAGATGACGTGATCGGCCTCCTCCATGTCGAAGAGCAGGTCGAGCCCGCCCACATGGCCCTCGATGACCTCCACGCCCGCTGGCGGGCCGGCGGTGGCCAGCTCGCGCGCCACCACCACCCCCACACCGTCGTCGGCATACAGTTCGTTGCCCACGCCGACGATCACCACGCGCCACGCCACACCTTCGGGCCTCACACGAACTCGACCTTCAGCAAGTGCGTGGCGCAGGAGATGCACGGATCGTAGGCCCGCACCAGCATCTCCAGTTGCAGGGCGATCTCGTCTTGCGGCCGGTCCAGAATCTGCGGCACGAGCGCCCGCATGTCGTGCTCGATGTTGCTCAGGTTCTGGCCCGTCGGGATGATGAGGTTGCAGTCCACGATCGTGCCCTCATCGTCCACCGCGTACTCATGGTAGAGTGTACCCCGCGGCACCTCCGACGCCCCCACGCCGCGGCCGGCCTTGACCTCCACCGTCATGTCCTCCTCGTGCAGCCCCATGTCCACTAGCCGGTCAATGAACTCAATGCCGTCGAGGGTGCACTCGACACACTCGACGACCTGCGCGATGGTGTTCATGAAGGGATTGTAGGAGACCGGTTGCAGACCCAGCGCCGCGGCGACCTCCTTGGACTCGGGCCGCAGCTGGTCGTAGTTGATGTTGAACCGCGCCAGCGCGCCGACCATGTATGGCCCGACCGCCGAGGCCACGTGCTTGGCATGGGAATGCGGCGCCACGAATTCGCGCACCTGCTGCTTGTAGTCAGGGATCGCGGTGTCCCCGGTCTT
Above is a window of bacterium DNA encoding:
- a CDS encoding response regulator, whose product is MAQAKIMVVDDDPDVVEILRLVLETAGYDVAAANSAPEALDKVPGFCPDLILLDVMMPDGTEGFQFVWKLRNEFPAELADTPIIVLSAIHGTTKLRFYPEQSDGTYRSGEFLPVQGFIDKPAEPEMLLKRIEQVLQMWRK
- a CDS encoding hydrogenase maturation protease; this translates as MRPEGVAWRVVIVGVGNELYADDGVGVVVARELATAGPPAGVEVIEGHVGGLDLLFDMEEADHVIFVDAVAMGRAPGEVVVFTPEQVKLLPPGTVASLHHIGLEQVLGLAELMGVTPRLHVVGIEPERVAPGLALSEAAARAVPVALAEVRRLLREDGLTCEEAVALAP